In Pseudosulfitobacter pseudonitzschiae, the sequence GCGTGAAATCTATACGCTGCGCTGCCGCAAGGATACATCGCGCCCAATTTGGCGGATGCGTCGCTGCCCCTAGGTCTGGCATGCGACCACTGCGCTTGCGTCACCCGTGTTGCGCGCATTACCCCTCTCGTCCGGGTTCCTCCGGATCGTTGGAAAACAGCGCGATCTTGTTGCCTTGAGGGTCGCGAAGGTAGCCAACATAAAAATGAGCCCCATACGAGTCGCGGAAACCCGGCTGACCCTCGTCAAAACCGCCCGCGGCAAGCGCGGCGGAGTGAAGATCACGCACCTGCTGTTGACTGCGCGCCTCGAATGCGATCATGGCACCGTTCCCAGCCGACGCGGGACGTCCATCGAATGTTGGTTTAACGTAAAAATCCGGCAGAACGGCAGTCTGACCTGCCGGTACGGGCAACGTAAAGCTCAGACCTTCAGGGCCCTCTTTCAGATCATAATCAAGGGTTGGCAGAAACGCAGAGTAAAACCGTTTCGCGCACACAAGATCATCAGCGCCGACGGTGACATATGCAATCATGCTACGTGTTCCTTTCAATACGTCGGGCAATTGTAACAAGATCGCAGCGCTAAAATAGTCCAACACACAGGTACGCTCAACAAATGAACTTTTACTGAACGCTCTCCAAATCCGTCATTGGTGCAGACGCAGCGAATGCATACTAAGTTCTGCACATCTGCCGTTCGCCTTCCGGCTGGTCGCCAATCTTGCTTTCAGGCGCGGCAAAGGCCAGCTTCGGGGCCACTTTACCGAATGCTGCAAGTTGTCTGAAAGTCCGCTTCAGTTCGGGATGTTGGCCTTGAATTCGTAGTTATGATGGAATTCGATATCCAAGGGGCTCGGTCGACTAGCCTTCCAACAATCAAAAGCAATGGGCATCCATCTGGCAGAAATCGGCTATCTGTATGAAACAAATACATCTTTGTTCTTTTGTCGTGCTGTTTCATTGATCTCGTTCTTGAGAGTCATAGCAGCGCCCCTAGCTCTATCTGCGAAATCTGGCTCCGATCCCGCGTAGTTAATCGCTCTGGCAGAGTTAATTAGTATGCCGCCACCCGCAGCGGCGGCGATGATCCTGCTCAATGAACCACCTTGCGCCCCGATACCGGGGATGAGCAAGGGCATTTGGCCAACGATCTCACGTACTGCCGATGCCTCTTCGGGCACTGTTGCGCCCACAACCAGCCCGACATTGCCCGATTTGTTCCACTTTGTGCTTGCGAGTTCTGCGACGTGTTCATACAGTCGGTGCCCATTTTGCAACAGGCAATCTTGCAATTGAGGAGCCGAAGAATTTGAGGTCTTACAGAGAACAAAAACGCCTTTGTCTGAATAACTGGTAAACGGAGCAATCCCATCTATCCCCAAATATGGGTTGGCTGTAACGGCATCTGCCTTATAAACTTCGAAGGCTTCAACTGCGTATCGTTCGGTTGTTGATTCAATATCGCCCCGCTTTGCGTCTAGGATCACCGGTATCTCAGTCGTCTCATGGATGTAGGTGATCAATGACTTGAGTACGTCACACGCGTCTTCGGCTGCGAAGTACGCGATTTGAGGTTTATATGAACTGGCCAAGTCTTTTGTGGCATCAACAATCGCAGTACAAAAGTCAAAAAGCGCATTCTCGTCTTGCTGAATATGCTGCGGCATTTGCGAATGCCTAGGGTCCAAACCAATACATAAGTGCGAGTTATTCTTTTCTTCAGCGATTGCGACTTTTTCGAAAAACGTCATATTCTCGGACCCTGTGAACTGAAAGTACGCTATTAAGTTAGCAAAAGCTTAAAACTACTTAGACGGTTACAGGAACGTTGGAAAGCAGCCCTTCGCTGAGCCGGGTTGAAATGCCATTTTGTCCCGCACTGCGGTCCTTGAGGTGCTTCATAGAGGAGGCGGCTTCGAGCCCAAGCCTACCGGATAGTTGCACAGTGGCAAATGACCGCTTTCTGTAGCTTGGCCCAAAACGGTTCTCTGATTGCGGCTTTGTCAAGCGGGATGGCGATCTGTCCGTTCGGGGTCATGGTTCTTCTATGGTTGCCGCCCGTAGTGCAAGAACTCTTTCCCTTTATTGGCGAGTGATCGAGTGCGGTCTTCTATAAGGCCTTGGTGTGCGGCGCTAAAGAAGCCGCTGGCCGGTATGGTGATCAGCGGGTCGGGTCCAAATCTCTCCGCAGAGCTGAAGCGCTCACAGAACCACTCTGGTTTTCCCGATCCAGATCTGTTCGATCATTTTGCCCATTCGAGGGATCGACTTCTTGGACTATTCCTTTCCGCCCTTTGGGTTTCGTTATGCTGTGCTGTCAGGCGATCGCAACTTGTGCGGGGTCCCGGTAGTCTTCCTTTTTGGTGAGCATCGCCCAGATCGCGCGTGCCATCTTGTTTGCCAGGGCGATCGCGACAAGGAGCCTCGGTTTTCTGTCCAGCATCTTTGCCAACCATGAACCGGGCTGGATTCTTTTCCGGCCGAGCCAGTTCAATCGCGTCATCGCGCCGGTGATCAACAGTCTTCGGATGTCTGCCTGTCCTGCCTTGGAGATACGTCCCAGCCTGGCTTTGCCGCCGGAGGAATGCTGCCGAGGGACGATACCAAGCCAGGCTGCGAAGCTGCGGCCGCATTTGAAAGTCTCCATTGGCGGCGCGAAGGTTTCGATGGCCAATGCCGTGATCGGTCCGAGACCGGGCATCGTCTGGAGCCGTCTCGCCGTTTCCGCATCTTTTGCGAGTTCCCTGGCCATCTGCGTCTTCGTATTGATACGCGTTGTCTTTTCTGCGATCTGCTCGATCAAATCTAGACACTCTGTGCGGACAATATCGGACAACACGGTGGCGGGATCACGAAGCGTTGCCTCAATGCGTCCGATTTGCTCGAAGCCTGTCGGGAACGTGAGGCCATGCTCATAGAGAATGGAGCGAACAACGTTGACCAGTTCGGTCCTTTGGTAGAGCAGTCGCTCGCGTGCACGGAAGACAACTGCTCTTGCCTGCTGTTCTTCCGTCTTCGGCTCGACGAAGCGCATTTCCGGACGTTGCGCGGCAATGACAATCGCTTCCGCGTCCGCCGCGTCGTTTTTCTGCCGCTTAACAAACGGTCGAACGTACTGAGGTGCTACGAGTTTGACATCATGGCCCAGCCCGGCCAATTCCCTTGCCCAGAAGTTGGCACCGCCGCAGGCTTCCATAACGACCACCGCTGGATCATGCGATTCCATGAACCGCACAAATCCCTGTCGCGACAGTTTCTTTCGGAACTTCAGTTCACCCGTCATTGATGTGCCGTGCAGCTGAAAAACTGACTTCGACAGGTCAACGCCAATCATTGTATCCTTCATTTTGCCGTCCTCTCTTATTGATCATCAACAAAATCAATATGGCACATTGCGATGCCGTTTCGGGAGGGCGGCAACCATCCCATCTCTCCGAGGTCGCGCATTGCGCCTCATGATGGTTTTCGGTGGTGGATCGTCTCCAATGTCGTTTGCGGGGTGGGCAAGCGAGCCTGCGCCCCAACCGTTTTTACGAGATCGATCTACCTCCGTCCCGTCGGGACTTCGCTTCCCGCCTTCTCAGCGGCGGAAATTCAGATCAGGCAGTGGCCTCCTTTGTCCAGTGATAGTCCGCGCCAGATTTCCAGATCGTCAGCATCAGGACTGCGATCTTGCGCGCTGTTGCGACTGCGGCCTTTCGGAACCCGCGTCGTCCGGCCAGTCGCACAGCCCAGCTCTTCAGTGGCGAGAAACGCTTCACCTGGCGGATCAAGCAGGACGCTGCCTCGAACAGCAGTCCGCGCATCGTCCCGTCTCCGCACTTCGACACCCGTCCCGACCAATCCATTTCGCCAGACTGGTGCCTCTTTGGTGTGAGCCCGAGGAATGCGCCGACATCAGTCACCCGGCTGAACCGGTCTGGATTATCGACCAGGGCAATGAAGCTGAGCGCATTCACTGGCCCGACGCCAGGAATGGTCATCAGGCGACACGCAACGGGGTGGGCCTTTGCCTTTTTCTTCACAGCCTTATCGAGATTGTCCGCCGCTTGGCACAACGTGGAGTGGGCCGTAATAAACCCATCGGCGATGGCGCGCAGCACCGGATCGGTTTCCCCCGCTGCGGCCAGTTGGTCGCGAAAATTCTGGCGCTGCCGACCTTGGCCGATGCCGGTCATTCGGATGCCGAAGGTTTTCAGCACGCCCCGGATGTGACCTTCGAGGTCTTTGCGCAACCGGATCATCCGTTCTCGCGCACCGACCAGACTTCGCAGCCTGTCAGCATCTTCGCTGCGGATGTGGACCGGTGTAAACCAGCCGGTCCGCGCGAGCTGCGCCAGTCCTTCAGCATCAGCGGCATCGGACTTGTTGAGCCGGGCCGACAGAGCCTTGTGCGCCTTCCGGGCATCGATGCATGTCGCTGGAAGACCAAGCCTCATCATCCCGCGCTGCAGCCAGATCGAAAGCATCCCGCTCTCATGTACGATCCGGTGTGGCGTGAGCGATCGGTTGCGAAACCAACCTGCCACGCCCTCCGGGTCCGCAGGGCACGTCCCGCGCGCGATGGTCTTGCCATCATGATTGACAACGCAGATCGAAATTTCTTTCAGTGACACATCCAAACCAGCATAATGTTCCATAGGTCGTTCTCCTCACGGCTTATATCCATGAGGCCAACATACCGGACCTCGTTCGCCACTGGAGAGCGACCGCCGCAATCACACCATGTCGTTTTTTAGTAGGCGCTTGTGGCGGGTGGTTCTGTCCGGCAGAGAGACAACATAGTCGTCACGCGACTTTGTCGTTGTTTTAACAGTCTCAATTTTTCTCGTACTTCATCCAATCGCCCGGCGCTGAATACACGAATTAATAGCGGCAGCTCCAGACGACGTCCCCCCAAGCCTCTCAACTGCGCGCGCGCGTGGCAATGCTTCTCGGGGACTCGCTGAGGGGCGGCCAGGCGACATCGAATAGACCCCGGGCGCTTGCACCTCTTCTATGCAAGCTTTTGCCAAAGATTTTCCTTGCTCGGGTGTAAAAACTGGTTGCACCGTGCAGGCTGCTACAAACATCAGTTTACAAGAAGTATTTTCTTCACTGGTACACCCTCAGTTTCATATCCGTCTCGGATACAGCCCTAACTTGTTCGCATTCGCCAGTACAGAGTGCTCGGAACGCCGACATTTTTGTCAAATCAGGCGTTATTTAAGCCTCTGCTGGATAAGAAATTTTCGACGACTCCTGCGGTTCTGTCATTGGCGAAAGCGACCGTTGTTGGCTTGTGCTACAAAAGCTGTTCTTGGCGTGAAAGCTGTGAAATCTCGCCAAGTCCTGCACATCAGACCTTGGTGTACACCAAGAGACCAGTCCGCCCACCGGCCCCACGTCAAATAAATCTATCAGGAAACCACACATGGTGCTGCTGGAGAGAATCGAACTCTCGACCTCTCCCTTACCAAGGGAGTGCTCTACCTCTGAGCTACAGCAGCGCCAGTGTGCGGGGTGATTAGACGCAAACGTCCCCCCGCGCAACCCCCTTCGGCACTGGAAATGCAACCCATTCTGGACGCCCCCGCGCCCCTGCGTTAACAAGACCGCATGGCAGAAAACAACCGCACCAAACCCCAGCCCTCCAACGCGCGTCAGGACCGCCTGAAAGCAGCGCTCAAGGCCAATATGGCTAAACGCAAGGCACAGGCCCGCGCGCGGGCAACCAATGGGCAACAGACGGCGCAGGCAAAGGACAAAAACTGATGGATTCGATTCTCGTACGGGGCGGTGGCCCGCTCAAGGGGCAGATCCCCATTGCCGGTGCCAAAAACGCCTGTCTTACGCTGATGCCCGCGACCCTGCTCAGCGAAGAGCCGCTGACGTTGACCAACGCGCCGCGCCTGAGCGACATCAAGACGATGACGGCGCTTCTGGGCTCGCTCGGGGCCGAGGTCACCAGCCTGCAGGACGGCAAGGTGCTGGCCATGTCCAGCCACAACATCAACAACCACACCGCCGACTACGACATCGTGCGCAAGATGCGCGCCTCGATCCTTGTGCTGGGGCCGATGCTGGCGCGTGACGGTCATGCCATCGTGTCGCTGCCCGGTGGTTGCGCCATCGGTGCGCGGCCCGTCGATCTGCACCTGAAAGCGCTCGAAGCACTGGGCGCCGAACTTGATCTGAAAGACGGCTATGTCCACGCCAAGGCCCCCAAGGGTCTGCGCGGCGGCACCATCAACTTTGATTTCGCCTCGGTCGGGGCCACCGAAAACGCGCTGATGGCCGCCACGCTGGCCAAGGGCACCACCGTGATCAACAACGCCGCGCGCGAGCCGGAAATCGTCGATCTGGCCGAATGTCTGCGCAAGATGGGCGCCCAGATCGAAGGCGAGGGCACCTCGACCATCACCATTCAGGGCGTCGACCGTCTGGGCGGGGCCACGCACCCTGTCGTGACCGACCGGATCGAACTGGGCACCTACATGCTGGCCCCCGCGATCTGCGGCGGTCAGGTGGAATTGCTGGGCGGGCGCATCAATCTGGTGCAGGCGTTCTGCGAGAAACTCGACGCCGCTGGCATCTCGGTTTCGGAATCCGCCAATGGCCTGACGGTCAAACGCAACGGCGGCGACATCAAGGCCGTGGATGTCACCACCGAACCCTTCCCGGGCTTTCCCACCGACCTTCAGGCGCAGATGATGGCGCTGTTGTGCACCGCCAACGGCACTTCGGTGCTCGAAGAGAAGATCTTTGAAAACCGTTTCATGCACGCCCCCGAACTGATCCGCATGGGGGCCAATATCGACGTGCAGGGCGGCGTCGCCACGGTCAAGGGCGTCAAACGTCTCAAAGGTGCGCCGGTGATGGCCACCGACCTGCGCGCCTCGGTCTCGCTGATCCTCGCAGGCCTCGCCGCCGACGGTGAAACCAAGGTCAGCCGCGTCTATCACCTCGACCGCGGCTATGAACACGTGGTCGCCAAACTCTCGGCTGTCGGGGCCGACATCGAACGGGTCAAAGACACATGAGTCAGGACGCAACCTTCGAGGATGGCCGCGAACGCCCCCTCAACCTCGGCGCACTCGATGCCGACGACCTGTCGGTGATCTCGTCGCTGGCGCAGGACGCGGTGTTCCCGATCACCGAAATGAAATGGGCCATCCGCCAGCGCCGCTTTGCCATCCTGCTCAACCGCTTCCGCTGGGAAGACGACGCCGCCCGCCCCGAACGGGTGCAGGCGCTGCTGTCCTTCGACACCGTGCTCGAAGTCGCCAGCCAGGGCATTGACCGCAGCGACAAGGACACCGTGCTGTCGCTGCTGTCGGTCACCTTCGAACCCACCCAAGACGGCGCGGGTTATATCCTGCTGACACTGGCGGGCGACGGCGTGATCCGCCTGTCCGTCGAGGCAATCGAGGCCACCTTGAAAGACGTCACACGCCCCTATGTTGCCCCGTCCAAATCCAAACCCCGTCACCCCGACTGACGTCCCCCTTCATCTTGCCCTTAAACTCCGGGGGTGCGCCGCAAGGCGCGGGGGCAGCGCCCCCGACCCCGCTTGAGCCTGCCGCCCCCGCCCGCTATGTCACACCGACACTGCAAAAGAGCACCCCATGCCCCAGTTTCTCGACCATGCCGACGCCGACTTTGAAGCCCGTTTCGACGCGCTGCTGACCGCCAAGCGTGAGGACAGCCCCGATGTGGACGCCATCGTGGCCGACATCATCGCGCAGGTGCGCGACCGTGGCGACGCTGCCGTGATTGACCTGACCGCGAAATTCGACCGTCTTGACCTGACGCCAGCCACCCTGCGCATCTCGCACGCCGAAGTTGACGCCGCCATCGCACAGGTGAACGCCGCCGACCGCAGCGCGCTGGAACTGGCCGCCGCGCGCATCCGCGCCTATCACGCGCGCCAACTGCCCGAAGATGCCAGCTGGACCGACGACGCCGGTGCCACGCTGGGCTGGCGCTGGACACCCGTCAGCGCGGCGGGCCTCTATGTACCCGGCGGGCTGGCGTCTTATCCGTCCTCGGTGCTGATGAACGCGATCCCCGCCAAGGTCGCAGGGGTGCAGCGTCTGGCCATTACCGTGCCTACGCCCGATGGTATCCTGAACCCGCTGGTGTTGCTGGCGGCCCGTCTGGCGGGCGTTGATGAAATCTACCGCATCGGCGGTGCGCAGGCGATTGCGGCACTGGCCTATGGCACCGAAACGATCAAACCCGTGGACAAGATCACCGGCCCCGGCAATGCCTTTGTCGCCGCTGCCAAACGCCGCGTCTTTGGCAAGGTCGGCATCGACATGATCGCAGGCCCCTCGGAAATTCTGGTGATTGCCGACGCGGACAATGATCCCGACTGGATCGCCCTCGACCTGCTCAGTCAGGCCGAACATGACGAAAGCGCCCAAAGCCTGCTGATCACCACCGATGCCACCCTTGGCCGCAAGGTCGCGGAAGCGGTCGACCGCCACCTGCAAACGCTGGAGCGCCGCGCCATTGCGGGGGCCAGCTGGCGCGACTTCGGCGCGGTCATCACCGTGCCCGACCTCGACACCGCCACCGCCCTCAGCAACCGCATCGCCCCCGAGCATCTGGAACTGATGGTGGCCGACCCCACGGGCCTCAGTGGTAAGATTACCCACGCCGGTGCCATTTTTCTGGGCGCCTGGACCCCCGAGGCCATTGGCGATTATGTCGGCGGTCCCAACCACGTGTTGCCCACCGCCCGTTCGGCGCGGTTCTCGTCGGGCCTGTCGGTGATGGATTTTGTCAAACGCACCACCTTGGCGCAAATGACTCCCGACGCCCTGCGCGCCATCGGCCCTGCGGCCGAAACGCTGGCCACGTCGGAAAGCCTTCAGGCCCACAGCCTGTCGGTCACGGCCCGCCTGAAACGCCTGAACAGCGAAACCTGACACATGACGCAGCGGGGTGATTGAACCCGCTGTTGTTCATGGTCTAACCTGATGTGACTCACACGCAAAGGATGCGACATGTCCCGCATCACCCATATCGACCTCGACGACGCCAACCTGCCGCCCCCCACGCCTGAAATCGAACAAGAGCGCAAAGTCGCGATGTTCGACATGCTGGAAGAGAACAGCTTTGCGCTGCCCCCCCGCGAGGGCCGCGAGGTGCCACCGGGGCCCTATCACCTTGGCCTTGCCATCCGTGAAAACCGGCTTGTCTTCGACGTGACCACCGAAGATGCCGAAAAGGCCGCCGAATTCCATCTTTCGCTCGGGCCGTTCCGGCAGGTCGTCAAAGACTACTTCCAGATTTGCGAAAGCTATTTCGAGGCGGTCAAGAAACTGCCCCCCAGCCAGATCGAGACCATCGACATGGCCCGTCGCGGCATCCACAACGAAGGCAGCCGCGTGCTTCAGGAACGGCTGACCGGCAAGGCCGAGATTGACGAAGGCACCGCCCGCCGCCTGTTTACCCTGATCTGCGTCCTGCATTTCGGCGGTTAGAATGGTTGCACCCTTGC encodes:
- a CDS encoding UPF0262 family protein, which encodes MSRITHIDLDDANLPPPTPEIEQERKVAMFDMLEENSFALPPREGREVPPGPYHLGLAIRENRLVFDVTTEDAEKAAEFHLSLGPFRQVVKDYFQICESYFEAVKKLPPSQIETIDMARRGIHNEGSRVLQERLTGKAEIDEGTARRLFTLICVLHFGG
- a CDS encoding VOC family protein is translated as MIAYVTVGADDLVCAKRFYSAFLPTLDYDLKEGPEGLSFTLPVPAGQTAVLPDFYVKPTFDGRPASAGNGAMIAFEARSQQQVRDLHSAALAAGGFDEGQPGFRDSYGAHFYVGYLRDPQGNKIALFSNDPEEPGREG
- a CDS encoding IS110 family transposase; amino-acid sequence: MEHYAGLDVSLKEISICVVNHDGKTIARGTCPADPEGVAGWFRNRSLTPHRIVHESGMLSIWLQRGMMRLGLPATCIDARKAHKALSARLNKSDAADAEGLAQLARTGWFTPVHIRSEDADRLRSLVGARERMIRLRKDLEGHIRGVLKTFGIRMTGIGQGRQRQNFRDQLAAAGETDPVLRAIADGFITAHSTLCQAADNLDKAVKKKAKAHPVACRLMTIPGVGPVNALSFIALVDNPDRFSRVTDVGAFLGLTPKRHQSGEMDWSGRVSKCGDGTMRGLLFEAASCLIRQVKRFSPLKSWAVRLAGRRGFRKAAVATARKIAVLMLTIWKSGADYHWTKEATA
- the murA gene encoding UDP-N-acetylglucosamine 1-carboxyvinyltransferase, whose amino-acid sequence is MDSILVRGGGPLKGQIPIAGAKNACLTLMPATLLSEEPLTLTNAPRLSDIKTMTALLGSLGAEVTSLQDGKVLAMSSHNINNHTADYDIVRKMRASILVLGPMLARDGHAIVSLPGGCAIGARPVDLHLKALEALGAELDLKDGYVHAKAPKGLRGGTINFDFASVGATENALMAATLAKGTTVINNAAREPEIVDLAECLRKMGAQIEGEGTSTITIQGVDRLGGATHPVVTDRIELGTYMLAPAICGGQVELLGGRINLVQAFCEKLDAAGISVSESANGLTVKRNGGDIKAVDVTTEPFPGFPTDLQAQMMALLCTANGTSVLEEKIFENRFMHAPELIRMGANIDVQGGVATVKGVKRLKGAPVMATDLRASVSLILAGLAADGETKVSRVYHLDRGYEHVVAKLSAVGADIERVKDT
- the hisD gene encoding histidinol dehydrogenase; amino-acid sequence: MPQFLDHADADFEARFDALLTAKREDSPDVDAIVADIIAQVRDRGDAAVIDLTAKFDRLDLTPATLRISHAEVDAAIAQVNAADRSALELAAARIRAYHARQLPEDASWTDDAGATLGWRWTPVSAAGLYVPGGLASYPSSVLMNAIPAKVAGVQRLAITVPTPDGILNPLVLLAARLAGVDEIYRIGGAQAIAALAYGTETIKPVDKITGPGNAFVAAAKRRVFGKVGIDMIAGPSEILVIADADNDPDWIALDLLSQAEHDESAQSLLITTDATLGRKVAEAVDRHLQTLERRAIAGASWRDFGAVITVPDLDTATALSNRIAPEHLELMVADPTGLSGKITHAGAIFLGAWTPEAIGDYVGGPNHVLPTARSARFSSGLSVMDFVKRTTLAQMTPDALRAIGPAAETLATSESLQAHSLSVTARLKRLNSET
- the pyrF gene encoding orotidine-5'-phosphate decarboxylase, which encodes MTFFEKVAIAEEKNNSHLCIGLDPRHSQMPQHIQQDENALFDFCTAIVDATKDLASSYKPQIAYFAAEDACDVLKSLITYIHETTEIPVILDAKRGDIESTTERYAVEAFEVYKADAVTANPYLGIDGIAPFTSYSDKGVFVLCKTSNSSAPQLQDCLLQNGHRLYEHVAELASTKWNKSGNVGLVVGATVPEEASAVREIVGQMPLLIPGIGAQGGSLSRIIAAAAGGGILINSARAINYAGSEPDFADRARGAAMTLKNEINETARQKNKDVFVSYR
- a CDS encoding DUF2948 family protein, translated to MSQDATFEDGRERPLNLGALDADDLSVISSLAQDAVFPITEMKWAIRQRRFAILLNRFRWEDDAARPERVQALLSFDTVLEVASQGIDRSDKDTVLSLLSVTFEPTQDGAGYILLTLAGDGVIRLSVEAIEATLKDVTRPYVAPSKSKPRHPD
- a CDS encoding IS110 family transposase, producing the protein MKDTMIGVDLSKSVFQLHGTSMTGELKFRKKLSRQGFVRFMESHDPAVVVMEACGGANFWARELAGLGHDVKLVAPQYVRPFVKRQKNDAADAEAIVIAAQRPEMRFVEPKTEEQQARAVVFRARERLLYQRTELVNVVRSILYEHGLTFPTGFEQIGRIEATLRDPATVLSDIVRTECLDLIEQIAEKTTRINTKTQMARELAKDAETARRLQTMPGLGPITALAIETFAPPMETFKCGRSFAAWLGIVPRQHSSGGKARLGRISKAGQADIRRLLITGAMTRLNWLGRKRIQPGSWLAKMLDRKPRLLVAIALANKMARAIWAMLTKKEDYRDPAQVAIA